The nucleotide window cactacagtgagccttaggaagtttttaatggtaggcattcaatcaccactgttttcttttggtgtggtccactctagaaTTGGATCTccatcatttttttggatcatgctctataatgatatgaaaaaatagatggacggatttgataaaacacatatatatcattcGGGCCCCACATAGCAATGTCAGTAGCCACCTTGCTGATTGCGTCGTTGTTGTTGGGTAGATTTAAGACGTGGACGCCTATCTTTCACGCGCTAGCGTGCGTGCAGTTGAATAATGACGTTTATACCTTTAATGAATGTTAGCAATGTATCCAAACTTTTAATTAATACATGGGACAActaatcatcaatctggactgtccattcatCTCTATCACTTAGGGCTAGCCACGGGTATCTGATGATCATAGCCGTTCGAATCCATCCATGGTTTTGACTCTGTGATTCGTCCGGACTTGATTGGGTTTGAGTTGAGGTGTGACTCACCTGAGTTAAGGGCAAAACATCCAAGCTCACCTCATGAATCGGATGTGACTCGTACTATGGCCCGTACGGGTCCATCCAagactgagtcaactcggaaGAGCCCTCGTTGCATGGTTGATTCAACTGAGGTAAGGTGGAGACGGTTTGGCTGGTGAACCCAAcacgttttgtgggccccatcatgatgtatgtgtcttatccatattTATCATCCATTtgcttattttaggatatgagatgAAAAAcaaaggcaaatccaaatctcaggtggaccacgccgcatgaaaacaatgttgattgaatgtccagtgttaaaaactttttagaccacagtgtaatgtttatttgccatccaacctgttgataaggtcacttagaattggatgaagggaaataaaaaatttaagcTAGTTCCAAATCTTTCACAgcccctcaaaaagttttcaatgtaagcattcaatccccacaattttctccacctaagattttagatctccttcatttttttggctcattcctaaaataagttgacaaaatgaataaacaatgtggataaaatacatatatcatgatattatggtgtaccctaagaagatttcaaggtaggtatcattgtccccactgtttcttatgatatggtccacttgagattcagatctgcttcaattttgggcctatGCAATGAGCTGGCAAACTGATAGaccgcgtggatataaaatagatacatcatgatgagccccatGACAaccaacacatcaccacaccaccgCTGTGGATGGTGTAggcaacaccacctgatccgTGTCTCCTCCTCTCAAtcaacctataaatacacagccTACAATCTTATCCACCCAAGAACTGAAAACATGGCTACTATCTTCTCAACTACTCTTCTCAATCTCTTCTTAATCCCATCTTTCtttctcactctccttctcaccCCAGCCTGCAAAGCTGACAACATCTTATATCCCGGTGAAACTCTCAGCACTAACAACTATCTGGAATATGGGAGCTATAGTTTTATAATTCAAGAAGATTGCAATCTGGTCTTATATGATAATGGaaaccccatttgggcatccaacaCCGGTGGGCTAGCCAGTAATTGCCATTGCACCATGCAAACTGATGGGAATCTTGTGGTATATGATCCTAACGGAGTTGCAATTTGGGCTAGTAATTCCTACATAGGCGAAGGCTTCTACGTTCTAATCCTTCAAAAGGATAGAAATGTAGTCATCTATGGTGGGGCCACTTGGGCTACTGCGAGTAATGCATATGGGAGCAGTGCAATGCCAGTGGTCACTGTGGTCAGCGCTGCTAAAACCAATCGCACCGCTTTGGTTGATGGATCTGGGATCATCACAAACATCTGAGAAGAATATCAATGCATTGTGTTGAAATGCATACATTTTCCTTTGGCCTAAGTTCTATATTTATCTATGTGTGCGATGATGGGTATGTaatgtttgaaaatttgaatgaatCTTAGTAATATATTATAGTACTTTTGGGTTAATGTATTGGTTAGCTGctgtcctttcttctttttttcttttttttgaaaaaaaaattcgttTATGATATGATGGGACTATAACGGTTGGATCTGTGGTCATGTTTAGTGATCCTAACCATatataagatgggcctcatcggaGATGGAAGACCCCTGATGAAATTCTCTAATTGGACTACTTtagttttttaattatttaacttTTTCTGTTGAATATGTACTGTGTTCTTGACCGTTGCTTTGTGGGTCATTTGTTTGAAAGTctaggattttcagattttgaagaTTTTTGAGGCAGTCATGGGGACCTTCATTATTGTTGAATCTTATCCGATCAATTGTTTCAATCAGAGAATATGGCCCTAGATTCAACAGATGTTATCCGTTCTGTAGTTATCCTAATACTTACAGCGACAAGTatagatgtattctagcaaatttCTTCGTTTCTTGCAGCTAAGGGGCCCACATCTCAGAAACAATCAATAGATGGGGCAACATGCAATCATGGTTGGATGCTGGGGGAGCGGATTACGTGTAgcccgggtaacagcttagtcaatgaggccctgaccatggggacacattgatgtatgtgttatatatccacgcggtccatcagtttttccacctcattttgtggcgtggtcccaaaaatgaagcagatccaaatcctagaggaaacagtagtcattgtacacccaccatttaaaaaatcatagggcccaccgtattgaaccaatatcagcctgatccaaaacttttgtggcttacaaTAAGATTCTAAcggtcaatcaccgctgtttcctatagtgttgtccacctgagattttgatctgcttcattttttgggccattcttaaaatgagccggaaaaactgatagacggtatggatatacaacacatacatcaaggtgggcccatggtcagggcctcacccactaagctattaccCGTTTCTCAGGCTCACCGTGGTCCCATAGATGTCATTTTCGGGTTATATCCGGTCCATGGCAGgcccatgattttttttattcaatgGTCTGGGCTGGCCCCCATTGACCCGGGCCTAAAATTTCAACCTCTTTTATTAATAAAACCAGACGCAGCCTGTAAGACAGGACCAGTTAGGTTGCACGGGCAATTTTATCATATATCATGTATGGTGGGGCACACttaatgaacggcccagatctgcCGCAAGTGTGGATGATAGAATTTGGGCTGAGGCAGGGCTTAGGCACAGGTGCCCATGAAGCACACTTGTGAAGGTTCTGGGCCATGAGCATGTccagggcccaaaaattaggatggTCCACTCAAAAGATCATAGGAAGGTATGGATCTGTTCCTTCTCTTTTAACCGTCCCTCTTTCTTATCACGTCGGCCCCTCCGGATGAGTTTATAAGCCAGTACTGGGCCAGGGCTTAGGCACATTTACAGCTTGAGAGATTCATTGACCATTTCTGTGTGAAGGCTTGTTAACGGTGGGCCTCTTTAAAACAGTACATGTTTCTCATACACGTCGAGACCAACCAACAATGTAACTTGCCTGATTTTTACACCAGTGCATGCTCGTGAACGTCCGAGGTCTTGGATGCACAGGCACATGTGATGGTCGTCTCAGCAATCCCTCCTCCCCCAAGTCATTCTCTAGATAGTAGAAAATAGTCAGTGATGCCTACCTTGCTCAATGGCATATGCGGTGGGTCCTTTCTATGGATAAGGGACATGGAATTTAAAATGGTTTTCAAAAACGCTACCTCATTGAACAATATGATTATCATCCTACTGCCTTCCACATACATTTCTTTAACTCATGCTGGTTAGGCATGCGTGCAAGCGAATGGTCCGCAGCTTAGGTAGACTCCAAcatgatatttatgtaaaatccattcagACCATCTGGTGTGTCCCCTCATTTTAGGCTAAGGGTATAAGAAAGATTATCTCATTTGTGAATTAGTTGGACCACATGCTTGGAAACAGTATACACAGTAACAGTTGCCCTCCAAATTGTTtaccttagtgtggtccacctgaataacTGATGGGCCTAAATCTTATGCCCCAGGGTTAAATTTTTGTGTGGCATTTAATAGTTGGAGTGGGTTTCATGGGCCTGTAAATATTAAGTGTAGACATCTCTTAGCTGTtttctctggtgtggcccacttgaattacagGTCACTGATTTTTTGGTATTGGGCTTAAATTGGAAttatgcatctaatggttggagtagattttgaatacacatcaccataggctcatttttattttatttttggttagcttgttagtacacccactgtccgttggcacttcactgttagccacccctactaagGAATCGTTACCAAGACCTCAAATTttgaatactttttttttttactttttttttttaaaaaaattatttttattaattaacacacgcgcacacaccccacccactcatgctagtggaatttcaccacccatgggtacccgaacccttgaccgggagttgaaactcatgagagtctaccacccgagcaagagtaaggacttaGATTTTGAATACACATCACCATAGGCTCATTAGAAATTAACTTCAATGGGCTCTCACCAACTCCACCAAAAGATTATTTGGATAAAAAGAAAGAATAGCATAAaaagctatatttgattttgatgaggCCCACATCACCGTGGGCTTGA belongs to Magnolia sinica isolate HGM2019 chromosome 8, MsV1, whole genome shotgun sequence and includes:
- the LOC131252754 gene encoding mannose-specific lectin-like, yielding MATIFSTTLLNLFLIPSFFLTLLLTPACKADNILYPGETLSTNNYLEYGSYSFIIQEDCNLVLYDNGNPIWASNTGGLASNCHCTMQTDGNLVVYDPNGVAIWASNSYIGEGFYVLILQKDRNVVIYGGATWATASNAYGSSAMPVVTVVSAAKTNRTALVDGSGIITNI